One region of Persicobacter psychrovividus genomic DNA includes:
- a CDS encoding helix-turn-helix domain-containing protein: MGRKTSIVIDLTEREKTLLFKIIGSGKTPSNIRRRASFVYLFHQGLSFKEICKTEKADPNTVKRWLNKWEAINELDETQNKIGDAEFIRLIHEQLTDSKRSGRKPRLTAEEKIRVQTLSCEDPQDYDVPITEWSHESLSEQAKKMGIEISSSHVGRLLKKRIKSS; the protein is encoded by the coding sequence ATGGGAAGAAAAACATCTATTGTCATTGATCTGACGGAGCGAGAAAAGACACTACTATTTAAAATTATTGGTAGTGGGAAGACGCCTTCAAATATTCGTCGCCGAGCCTCATTTGTTTACCTTTTTCATCAAGGGTTAAGCTTTAAAGAGATTTGTAAAACTGAAAAAGCAGATCCCAACACAGTGAAAAGATGGCTTAACAAATGGGAGGCAATCAATGAGTTAGATGAAACCCAAAATAAAATAGGAGACGCTGAATTTATCCGACTTATTCATGAACAATTAACTGATTCTAAAAGAAGCGGAAGGAAACCTCGTTTAACTGCCGAAGAAAAAATTCGAGTGCAAACATTGAGTTGTGAAGACCCTCAAGATTATGATGTTCCAATCACTGAATGGTCTCATGAGTCTTTGAGTGAGCAAGCGAAGAAAATGGGAATCGAAATCTCATCAAGTCATGTTGGTCGACTTTTAAAAAAACGAATTAAGTCCTCATAA
- a CDS encoding WG repeat-containing protein — protein sequence MNRYLFFLIFCINMITNTMAQKLNASVYRSESKYLANFELADDVLVPYRVGELFGYMNKDKELVIEPQWQDAFPFRHGVAAVGKHFYKKGAYEVDTTTLYALINTQGELLTDYSYRTIKPFDANGLGKAKHISGYWGALNTMGEEQIPMGFKRIYYQQTGIYKVKYDGKAGFIDQNAKVVFPIEYDDVSLCRDLDSYMVEKDGKQAYYDADFKPITGFDYKANRLDAGFMFGMARVHKGEETMIINKKGEVLVNITEMGYERCGILANDLIVVSIEHPDPKNFEDHYKTYKGIMRASTKELIVDPKKMEYYSIGTLYTEDVAPPLFIFINTDYMLGDSRRKLGLMDTEGKIVLPADYYLIRSTYANNGIFLLDGEKGGVSTYLFNSITLKRTEPIPGWLFRLSMPFNTGLILLSYLVKHKDKEYYGLVDLEGKVIIPPKYDRFKGFDEQYFATVGIYHVVHHDQKFYVDAFGYEYKK from the coding sequence ATGAATCGCTACCTATTTTTCCTTATTTTTTGTATCAATATGATCACCAACACGATGGCTCAAAAGCTGAATGCTTCAGTTTACCGTTCGGAATCCAAATACCTTGCAAATTTTGAACTGGCCGATGATGTCTTGGTGCCTTACCGTGTAGGCGAGCTGTTTGGTTATATGAATAAAGATAAGGAGCTGGTGATTGAACCCCAATGGCAGGATGCCTTTCCCTTCCGACACGGCGTGGCGGCAGTAGGTAAACATTTCTATAAAAAAGGAGCATACGAGGTCGATACCACTACCCTTTATGCCCTGATCAATACCCAAGGGGAACTTTTAACGGATTATAGTTACCGTACCATTAAGCCATTTGATGCCAATGGATTAGGTAAAGCTAAACACATCAGTGGCTATTGGGGCGCCCTGAACACCATGGGGGAAGAGCAGATTCCGATGGGTTTTAAGCGAATATATTATCAACAAACGGGGATTTACAAAGTCAAATACGATGGTAAGGCGGGCTTCATTGATCAAAATGCCAAGGTGGTTTTCCCTATTGAATATGATGATGTATCCCTTTGCCGTGATTTGGATAGCTATATGGTTGAAAAAGACGGCAAACAAGCCTATTATGATGCGGACTTTAAGCCTATCACGGGCTTTGACTATAAGGCTAATCGCTTAGATGCCGGCTTTATGTTTGGCATGGCCCGTGTGCATAAAGGAGAAGAAACCATGATCATCAATAAAAAGGGGGAGGTGTTGGTCAATATCACCGAGATGGGGTATGAAAGGTGTGGTATATTAGCTAATGATTTGATTGTTGTGTCTATTGAACACCCTGATCCTAAAAATTTTGAAGACCATTATAAAACTTATAAGGGGATTATGAGGGCTTCTACTAAGGAGCTTATCGTTGATCCTAAAAAAATGGAATATTATTCGATAGGAACATTATATACCGAAGATGTAGCCCCTCCTCTTTTCATTTTCATTAATACCGATTATATGTTGGGTGATTCTCGTAGAAAATTAGGGCTTATGGATACTGAAGGAAAGATTGTCCTTCCTGCGGACTATTATTTAATTAGATCTACTTATGCAAATAATGGTATATTTTTATTAGATGGTGAAAAAGGAGGAGTATCAACCTATTTATTTAATAGTATTACTTTAAAAAGAACAGAGCCAATACCTGGTTGGTTGTTTAGGTTGTCAATGCCCTTTAATACTGGTTTAATTTTACTTAGTTATCTGGTAAAACATAAAGACAAGGAATATTATGGATTAGTGGATCTTGAGGGAAAGGTAATTATACCTCCCAAATATGATCGTTTTAAAGGCTTTGATGAACAATATTTTGCAACAGTGGGAATTTACCATGTGGTACACCATGATCAAAAATTTTATGTGGATGCTTTTGGCTATGAATACAAAAAATAA
- a CDS encoding ATP-binding protein, with product MQQTITSTHTDLDFLTEELNWLSKCLSDSGLSHAAELSNLSMTEAPEIRGQGVYAHFVSEHLLSDAERLVLILALAPHLQPKLLETYGVDAVQRQLFKLVQSATKNVFLPTGETAIHLIAGSDLSKRLEVYRYFDADHVFSRKGVLTLQKNEGSSSMDAELLINADYVDAFLFNSYRKPKYSKEFPAHLLQTQMEWEDLVLNPITQEKIQEMKDAIHFYQTLAQEWGLGKHLKKGYRAVFYGPSGTGKSLTASLLGKSMGRDVYRVDLSAIISKYIGETEENIARLLRKSEDKGYILFFDEGDALFGSRAKDAQNSNDQHHNQLIGYLLQAIENFDGIIILATNLKANLDEAFSRRFQSSIYFGVPKPEQGLQLWKSLWPEKLKMGPTLNFQSLVVAKPFTAAMIVQIIQTLALQAIRKQEFTVGMADIKRVSDELMKK from the coding sequence ATGCAACAGACCATCACATCAACTCATACAGACCTTGATTTTTTAACTGAAGAATTAAATTGGTTATCAAAATGCCTAAGTGACAGCGGCCTCAGCCATGCTGCTGAATTGTCGAATTTAAGCATGACAGAAGCACCAGAAATTCGAGGACAGGGGGTGTACGCCCACTTTGTAAGTGAACATTTGCTTTCTGATGCCGAACGTTTGGTGCTAATATTGGCCTTGGCGCCTCACCTTCAGCCAAAACTATTAGAAACCTATGGTGTAGATGCGGTGCAACGGCAACTATTTAAATTAGTGCAATCAGCTACCAAAAATGTCTTCTTACCTACGGGGGAAACCGCTATCCATCTGATTGCAGGAAGTGACCTTTCCAAAAGACTGGAAGTTTATCGGTATTTTGATGCCGATCATGTCTTTTCCCGCAAAGGCGTGCTGACACTCCAAAAAAATGAGGGAAGCAGCAGTATGGATGCCGAACTATTGATCAATGCGGATTATGTGGATGCTTTTTTATTCAACAGCTATCGCAAACCGAAATATTCAAAGGAATTCCCCGCTCATTTGCTGCAAACCCAGATGGAGTGGGAGGATTTAGTGTTGAACCCCATTACCCAAGAAAAAATTCAGGAAATGAAAGATGCCATTCATTTTTACCAGACTTTGGCGCAAGAATGGGGATTGGGCAAACACCTGAAAAAGGGATACCGAGCTGTTTTTTATGGGCCTTCGGGAACAGGAAAATCTTTGACGGCCTCATTGTTGGGCAAGTCCATGGGCAGAGACGTATATCGGGTGGATTTATCCGCTATTATCTCTAAGTATATCGGAGAGACAGAGGAAAATATTGCCCGTTTGTTGCGCAAGTCCGAGGACAAAGGTTACATCCTGTTTTTTGATGAAGGAGATGCCCTTTTTGGTAGCAGAGCCAAAGACGCTCAAAATAGCAATGACCAACACCACAACCAGCTGATCGGCTATCTTTTACAAGCGATTGAAAATTTTGATGGCATCATCATTCTGGCCACCAACCTAAAGGCCAACCTTGATGAGGCCTTTAGCCGAAGATTTCAATCGAGCATCTATTTTGGTGTACCCAAGCCTGAACAAGGGCTACAACTTTGGAAAAGCCTATGGCCGGAAAAATTAAAAATGGGGCCTACGCTGAATTTTCAATCGCTCGTAGTGGCCAAACCTTTTACCGCAGCGATGATCGTACAGATCATCCAGACCCTGGCGCTTCAGGCCATCCGTAAGCAGGAATTTACCGTGGGCATGGCAGATATCAAAAGAGTTTCAGACGAACTAATGAAAAAATAA
- a CDS encoding T9SS type A sorting domain-containing protein, which translates to MKRIIFFCLAWASIYGNSFAQGLVNKSLSSYPSSQNFFDDGNFKITQNGSSVQDPANYIYTLQTRPKLEGEEKYGELFLLVSDGEGKYQWKRVLPSDNVDPVFNADEHVNTWTQADINVGRLVFSTVNETFEEGNSLTFGFDVAKGDVWSKTDQIFSISIISSDEPSDKFTFNTDENTPWPDEHSLSYIYEEDYQPFLADTIKAPSNAPNTLIHKMVFSIADFESGDQWEETLPSNNIYPLTITNDAGTLTIEGYAPVSVYNHVFQNLQYAYSGNAYPADNPREVSIELYRNNLGGEDTNEGVTANLQVHIQPNIGGATELVAQQKQFFQHEFTINGPIDGEVYYQFANLPNWLEWDDSNKKLQGYPARLETGSSATFALTVSFLDFINDNTVDGEDKKSQDFTITIANDSYEISTENRIPDLIGCSSVSIGDLTLKGSFAENNDIVFLLPTGYLFEGDNINSNKGNDITINDDQLTLKPNEGGNELIIRNIKIKADQSSLPSAGRVNLIESLTIAGVSKNISSNATINYAVPYCYISYAPNPTCQGNDIRVSIDAKGTGNKYSLQVLDQEKNEVRNPTITGSEIVLQGLESGEYTLQPQYNGCAIEGGSYPLNVGTGVALTPKNEIFSYNGSLDQDIVIFSDVHFDGYTAINPNEVVLQADGPGVILKNGVYYFNPSQLSTSNGADVKVDIKAVNLENGCVAETALNFRVVADIFANDFLCNESKGPTLIKENVTNFPSSISINKEQLYSQVEQYVLNYKPTDIEIERAKYEILLAYRTEIYRMSSSILGAYFFTNENVDNPEEKDLYYDQRKINTEFTRYVSDRLRGYVKTHRYSNESTWVFGSSVPPPIYPDDLYYYTQFIINLDGHINTLDMEYSLYHEGKYIRQKLNYTTTDYIDFSQIATDYCSTQEVEWNFHRFFDISIIEAKWSGQNIWGNNIKVDEEVDPETQIRTYKLNFEDVLPEGEEEAIVEIIIHYNYSGCSDVFKKKINIRSGVPRPIVSLNGLQYGSDSNTETQKLQYCAGVSDLIFDVENADYPTIWTINDTQSQQVNSGENFSYPAAQVEKLDIQFVGGCGAESGSNRPTLKLNLSPLAKKEIAWEPSAYYFEAEDSIVVNFRARIDTLTFDEIADYDSSRTVLVFSEADGEEIGRYAYGEDTLSNFAFPSSGRYQLQLAYEHLAGVDDNLNKKQIGCWLMTKAVNDIIFRKPRIQWDSSYYACMDDTTIDLRPFLTITNGHGGTYETGLNRKFFVKAPGHESEFEELESADLSINESGDYEIYVVLSNETYNYSDTTDILHLRKDEMALAWDFNKSKLCLNGEAALIVPKLLLNGGSENGGEILEDESLFEIAITNQEGQIVDDLLAVDSAGQSTVVPALVGKYNLQITYFASRWIEGGQCELSKTIPFEVFNQPVVTMASFDQPFCEEEAANIKLESAAFDYLGNTWAWAHLQSVDYVAIDAKGDTVSHYLSEGRENKTFSQHPVGHFDIYFYVTDTNSCTAATSTHLQIKALPLPAFTTDDGKHFLCQDQQLPFHFVNQSMMPEDLEKPEYGGAITRYQWQFGNGFFVDNGLVDAPIDAIVTGEGFENNTSGTYKDPAHFYLNANEYEVSLTAFSEFGCKQTVSDTVELGANPQADFEVMNFTAGQGTYFIDQSSIEVGITNRQIESWEWQFGNGDQQQYHNGERFEYGQYMQEGIYEVKLILTSEVVGCTDTVSYKIPIFPLERPLREQAYQVQFDQGAQAWLHSGQWDTADSLSSWGLNEAGWQTNQGSHGNNQNSYFAAENSWVESPTFDLSKLDLPMLTLRMHTHSAEGVDGLTLRYTTDEGHSWQTVGATQEGIDWYSHTTVLSMPQDAQRKKEGWSGTMENLHARIPLDQVKKEAIENGNGQVRFRFWFASNAEVDDKEGYQGVSIASFELSSRNHHVVTEHFIHDFYGKQETEAIRQTVQQSPEELILLQYPYQLQNESENKLWDYAWEPAGARGLHYGIPQAERAMVDGRWYQDEVWSKSWGLQAVSQRKLQQARVLIDPISRANFEKVGDHRLSIDFSFQSSGLPFDTLDQHLLVHTLLVAKSFKVPGGDTYEQLVRQMLPDASGQKVILNNLLNERGGHWQGSVSWQPDVAWAFAEGVQLVVLVQGMESNEIYQSETFDIPQEMVPQIPTDNDAMAGALQIYPNPNDGNFVVKWPQADWADAWQVYNVTGVQVARGQFSALGAKSHEIQLADLPVGVYVLVLSRQGQLLTTERLVIRH; encoded by the coding sequence ATGAAGCGTATTATATTTTTTTGTTTGGCATGGGCAAGTATATATGGTAATAGTTTTGCTCAAGGATTGGTAAATAAGAGCTTAAGTTCTTATCCCTCAAGTCAAAATTTTTTTGATGATGGAAATTTTAAGATTACCCAAAATGGTTCGTCTGTTCAAGACCCTGCAAATTATATTTATACGCTTCAAACTCGCCCCAAATTAGAGGGCGAAGAAAAATACGGTGAACTGTTTCTATTGGTATCTGACGGGGAAGGTAAATACCAATGGAAGCGGGTTTTGCCATCCGATAATGTAGATCCTGTATTTAATGCTGATGAGCATGTCAATACCTGGACGCAAGCAGACATCAATGTAGGACGGTTGGTGTTTTCTACGGTAAATGAAACTTTTGAGGAAGGTAACTCCCTGACTTTCGGCTTTGATGTAGCAAAAGGGGATGTTTGGTCAAAAACAGATCAAATCTTTTCAATCAGCATCATTTCCTCAGATGAACCCTCTGATAAATTTACTTTCAATACAGATGAAAATACTCCCTGGCCTGATGAACACTCTTTATCCTATATTTATGAAGAAGATTATCAACCCTTTTTGGCGGATACCATTAAAGCCCCTTCAAACGCACCCAACACCCTAATCCACAAAATGGTATTTTCCATTGCTGATTTCGAAAGTGGCGATCAATGGGAAGAAACCCTCCCTTCAAACAATATCTACCCACTCACTATAACAAATGATGCGGGCACACTAACCATTGAAGGCTATGCGCCGGTGTCAGTATATAATCACGTCTTCCAAAACTTGCAGTACGCCTATAGTGGCAATGCTTATCCAGCGGATAACCCTCGGGAGGTGTCTATTGAGTTGTATAGGAATAATTTGGGAGGTGAAGATACTAATGAAGGGGTAACGGCTAATTTGCAGGTGCATATTCAACCGAATATTGGCGGAGCAACCGAATTAGTGGCTCAGCAAAAGCAATTTTTTCAGCATGAGTTTACTATTAATGGGCCTATCGATGGGGAGGTGTATTATCAGTTTGCAAACTTACCCAACTGGCTGGAATGGGACGATAGCAACAAAAAGTTACAAGGTTATCCTGCGCGTTTGGAGACTGGTTCCTCGGCAACTTTCGCCTTAACCGTTTCTTTTTTAGATTTCATAAATGATAATACTGTAGATGGCGAGGATAAAAAGAGTCAGGACTTTACCATTACCATTGCCAATGACAGTTACGAGATCAGTACAGAGAACCGCATTCCCGATCTTATCGGCTGTTCTTCGGTGAGCATAGGAGATTTAACCTTGAAAGGTAGTTTTGCGGAAAATAATGATATTGTCTTTTTATTACCCACTGGCTATCTATTCGAGGGAGATAATATTAATTCGAATAAAGGAAATGACATCACTATCAATGATGATCAATTAACCCTAAAACCCAATGAAGGAGGGAATGAATTAATCATAAGGAATATTAAAATAAAAGCTGATCAGTCTTCATTACCCTCAGCAGGTAGGGTTAATTTGATTGAAAGCCTAACGATAGCAGGAGTTTCCAAAAATATTTCCTCCAATGCAACAATCAACTATGCAGTGCCTTATTGTTATATTAGCTATGCACCTAACCCCACCTGTCAAGGCAATGATATTAGGGTATCCATTGATGCAAAAGGTACAGGTAACAAATATAGCCTACAAGTCTTAGATCAAGAAAAAAATGAAGTGAGGAATCCAACGATTACAGGTTCGGAAATTGTACTTCAAGGTTTGGAGTCCGGGGAATATACCCTCCAACCACAATATAATGGATGTGCTATTGAGGGTGGCTCGTACCCCTTAAATGTGGGAACAGGCGTAGCCTTGACACCCAAAAATGAAATCTTTTCCTATAATGGGTCATTGGACCAAGACATTGTCATTTTTTCAGATGTTCATTTTGATGGCTACACAGCTATTAATCCTAATGAGGTCGTGTTACAGGCCGATGGCCCTGGGGTAATCCTCAAAAATGGGGTATATTATTTCAATCCTTCACAGCTGAGTACATCAAATGGCGCCGATGTGAAAGTGGATATTAAAGCCGTGAATTTAGAGAATGGTTGTGTGGCAGAAACCGCTTTGAACTTTAGAGTTGTAGCCGATATTTTCGCCAATGATTTTTTGTGTAACGAAAGTAAAGGCCCGACGCTTATCAAAGAGAATGTTACCAATTTTCCTTCCTCCATAAGCATAAATAAAGAACAGCTTTATTCTCAAGTCGAGCAATATGTTTTAAATTATAAACCAACTGATATTGAGATTGAACGTGCTAAATATGAAATCCTTTTAGCTTACAGAACTGAAATCTATAGGATGTCTTCGAGCATCTTGGGTGCTTATTTTTTCACTAATGAAAATGTTGACAACCCAGAGGAAAAAGATCTTTATTATGATCAAAGGAAGATAAATACAGAGTTTACACGATATGTCTCAGATAGATTAAGAGGATATGTAAAAACACATCGGTATAGCAATGAGAGTACTTGGGTTTTCGGATCCTCTGTTCCGCCGCCTATCTACCCAGATGATTTATATTACTATACCCAATTTATCATTAATTTAGATGGCCATATTAATACTTTAGATATGGAGTATTCCCTCTATCATGAAGGAAAATATATTAGACAAAAGTTAAACTATACAACAACTGACTATATTGATTTCAGTCAAATTGCTACCGATTATTGCTCCACTCAGGAAGTTGAATGGAATTTTCACCGATTTTTCGACATCTCTATTATTGAGGCGAAATGGTCGGGGCAAAATATTTGGGGAAACAATATAAAGGTTGATGAGGAAGTAGATCCTGAAACTCAAATTAGAACTTACAAGCTTAATTTTGAAGATGTTTTACCAGAAGGAGAAGAAGAAGCCATAGTAGAAATAATTATCCATTATAATTATTCGGGATGTTCAGATGTTTTTAAGAAGAAGATAAATATCCGAAGTGGCGTACCTCGCCCCATAGTGAGTTTAAATGGTTTACAATATGGATCTGATTCCAATACAGAAACCCAAAAATTACAATATTGCGCAGGAGTGAGCGATCTGATTTTTGATGTAGAAAATGCAGACTACCCCACCATCTGGACCATTAATGATACACAAAGCCAACAGGTAAACAGTGGTGAAAATTTCAGTTACCCAGCTGCTCAGGTTGAAAAACTTGACATACAATTCGTCGGAGGTTGCGGTGCGGAGTCTGGCAGCAACCGACCAACGCTTAAATTAAATTTATCTCCTTTAGCTAAAAAGGAGATAGCTTGGGAGCCTTCGGCCTATTATTTCGAAGCGGAAGATAGCATAGTGGTGAATTTTAGGGCGCGCATAGATACTTTGACCTTTGACGAAATCGCTGATTATGACTCAAGCCGAACGGTATTGGTGTTCAGTGAAGCTGATGGGGAGGAAATCGGTCGATATGCTTATGGGGAGGATACCCTATCGAATTTTGCTTTTCCATCTTCTGGCCGATACCAACTACAGTTGGCCTATGAGCATCTTGCTGGGGTAGATGATAATTTGAATAAAAAGCAGATCGGTTGCTGGTTAATGACCAAAGCGGTGAATGATATCATCTTCCGCAAGCCAAGAATTCAATGGGACAGTAGTTATTATGCCTGTATGGACGATACCACGATAGACCTTCGACCATTCCTTACGATCACCAATGGCCATGGTGGCACTTATGAAACCGGGCTCAACAGGAAATTTTTTGTGAAGGCACCCGGTCATGAATCCGAATTTGAGGAGTTGGAAAGTGCGGATTTGTCCATCAATGAAAGCGGCGACTATGAGATTTACGTGGTGCTAAGTAATGAGACTTACAACTATAGCGATACCACGGACATTCTTCATTTGCGCAAAGATGAAATGGCATTGGCTTGGGACTTTAATAAAAGCAAGCTTTGCCTCAATGGCGAAGCAGCGCTGATTGTACCTAAGTTACTTTTGAATGGGGGATCTGAAAATGGCGGTGAAATCCTGGAAGATGAATCCCTTTTTGAAATCGCCATTACCAATCAAGAGGGGCAAATTGTCGATGACCTCTTAGCTGTTGATTCAGCAGGTCAAAGTACCGTTGTTCCTGCATTGGTTGGTAAATATAATTTACAAATTACCTATTTTGCTTCGAGGTGGATCGAAGGCGGTCAATGTGAATTGAGCAAAACCATTCCTTTTGAGGTCTTCAATCAACCGGTAGTAACTATGGCCTCTTTTGATCAGCCTTTTTGTGAAGAGGAAGCAGCGAACATCAAATTAGAGTCTGCGGCCTTTGATTACTTGGGCAATACCTGGGCATGGGCACATCTTCAATCAGTAGACTATGTGGCCATAGACGCCAAAGGAGATACCGTTTCGCATTACCTATCGGAGGGAAGAGAAAACAAAACATTCTCCCAGCATCCCGTAGGGCATTTTGATATTTATTTTTATGTAACGGACACTAACAGTTGTACGGCGGCTACATCGACACATCTACAAATTAAGGCGCTGCCATTGCCAGCCTTTACTACCGATGATGGGAAGCATTTTTTATGTCAAGATCAACAGTTGCCCTTCCATTTTGTAAACCAATCCATGATGCCGGAGGATTTGGAAAAACCCGAATACGGCGGCGCTATCACCCGCTATCAGTGGCAATTTGGCAATGGATTTTTTGTGGATAATGGCTTGGTGGATGCGCCAATTGATGCCATCGTTACTGGCGAAGGCTTTGAAAACAATACTTCGGGCACTTACAAAGATCCAGCGCATTTTTACCTCAATGCCAATGAATATGAGGTGAGCTTGACCGCTTTCTCCGAGTTCGGATGTAAGCAGACTGTTAGTGACACCGTAGAGTTGGGCGCCAATCCTCAAGCAGATTTTGAAGTGATGAACTTCACGGCTGGCCAAGGAACGTATTTTATTGATCAATCAAGTATTGAAGTGGGAATCACCAATCGTCAAATTGAAAGTTGGGAATGGCAGTTTGGCAATGGCGATCAACAGCAATATCACAATGGGGAGCGCTTCGAATATGGGCAGTATATGCAAGAAGGTATTTATGAAGTAAAATTGATCCTGACTTCCGAAGTGGTGGGCTGTACAGATACGGTAAGCTATAAAATTCCAATTTTCCCATTGGAGCGCCCACTACGTGAGCAAGCGTATCAGGTGCAATTTGATCAGGGCGCCCAGGCGTGGTTGCATTCCGGCCAATGGGATACGGCTGACAGTCTGAGCTCCTGGGGTTTAAATGAGGCGGGCTGGCAGACGAATCAAGGTTCGCACGGGAATAACCAAAACAGCTATTTTGCCGCAGAGAATTCCTGGGTGGAAAGTCCTACTTTTGATTTAAGCAAACTTGATTTGCCCATGCTGACCTTACGCATGCACACCCACAGTGCTGAAGGGGTAGATGGATTGACGCTCAGATATACCACCGATGAGGGGCACAGTTGGCAAACAGTAGGGGCTACCCAAGAAGGTATAGACTGGTATTCGCACACAACGGTATTGAGTATGCCACAAGATGCTCAAAGGAAAAAGGAAGGTTGGTCAGGAACGATGGAAAATCTTCATGCACGCATTCCTTTGGATCAGGTAAAAAAAGAAGCGATCGAAAATGGCAATGGACAGGTTCGTTTCAGGTTTTGGTTCGCTTCTAATGCTGAAGTGGATGATAAAGAAGGCTATCAGGGGGTAAGTATCGCTTCTTTCGAGCTTTCTTCCAGAAACCACCATGTCGTTACGGAGCACTTTATCCATGATTTTTATGGAAAACAGGAGACGGAGGCGATTCGTCAGACGGTTCAGCAATCGCCGGAAGAGTTGATCCTCTTACAATATCCCTATCAGCTTCAGAACGAGTCAGAGAATAAATTGTGGGATTATGCCTGGGAACCTGCCGGAGCGAGGGGCTTGCACTATGGAATCCCGCAGGCAGAGCGAGCGATGGTAGATGGCCGTTGGTATCAGGATGAGGTATGGTCCAAAAGCTGGGGATTGCAGGCGGTGAGTCAGCGTAAACTGCAACAAGCCCGTGTGCTGATCGACCCGATTAGTAGGGCTAATTTTGAAAAGGTAGGTGATCATCGCTTGTCGATTGACTTCTCTTTCCAAAGCAGTGGATTGCCTTTTGATACGCTGGATCAACATTTATTAGTGCATACACTACTGGTCGCCAAAAGCTTTAAGGTACCGGGTGGCGACACTTATGAGCAGCTGGTAAGACAGATGTTACCGGATGCTTCGGGGCAAAAGGTAATATTGAATAACTTACTGAATGAGCGAGGTGGGCATTGGCAAGGCAGTGTGAGCTGGCAACCGGATGTGGCTTGGGCTTTTGCTGAAGGGGTGCAGTTGGTCGTGCTGGTGCAAGGCATGGAGTCCAATGAAATCTATCAGTCGGAAACCTTTGATATTCCACAGGAGATGGTGCCACAGATCCCAACGGACAATGATGCCATGGCGGGTGCTTTGCAAATTTATCCGAATCCGAATGATGGTAATTTTGTGGTAAAATGGCCTCAGGCCGACTGGGCAGACGCTTGGCAAGTTTATAATGTGACTGGGGTTCAAGTGGCCCGTGGACAATTCTCAGCCTTAGGCGCCAAAAGTCATGAGATTCAATTGGCAGATTTACCTGTTGGAGTTTATGTATTGGTATTGAGTCGTCAGGGACAATTATTGACCACAGAGCGCCTTGTGATCAGGCATTAG